In Podospora pseudopauciseta strain CBS 411.78 chromosome 3, whole genome shotgun sequence, one genomic interval encodes:
- a CDS encoding hypothetical protein (EggNog:ENOG503PYAC) yields the protein MKYTTASALLLQATTALAGPIIEARQQPRAVFTRVATQTGQGCEGSFIFYDDANQIATVTYPNYGVTLPSGPREESCTTTLQVSFPVGQCTAGTALGTTTGTVYLPSNGITAFFTARDYAIQPTIGAITDVSPNGQWTGARSAEPYVLRDSISYRLTPPNPQNSLVNFTVFGDLSLQPENAGGGSLTAEQFVFDIRNQSACKFDFNHGVVKKRQ from the exons ATGAAGtacaccaccgcctccgccctcctccttcaagcgaccaccgccctcgccggccCCATCATTGAAGCCCGCCAGCAACCCCGCGCAGTCTTCACCCGCGTCGCGACCCAAACCGGCCAAGGCTGCGAAGGCTCGTTCATCTTCTACGACGACGCCAACCAAATCGCCACAGTCACCTACCCCAACTACGGcgtcaccctcccctccggccCCCGCGAGGAGtcctgcaccaccaccctccaagTCAGCTTCCCGGTGGGGCAGTGCACAGCCGGCACCGCCCTCGGCACGACAACCGGGACGGTCTACCTCCCCAGCAACGGCATAACAGCCTTCTTCACCGCGCGCGACTACGCCATCCAGCCCACCATCGGGGCCATCACCGACGTCAGCCCCAACGGGCAGTGGACCGGTGCCCGCTCGGCGGAGCCTTACGTTCTCCGGGACAGCATTAGCTATCGGCTCActccccccaacccgcaGAACAGCTTGGTCAATTTTACTGTGTTTGGGGACTTGAGCCTGCAGCCGGAGAATGCGGGTGGGGGTTCGTTGACTGCGGAACAGTTTGTTTTCGATATTCGGAATCAGTCTGCTTGT AAATTTGACTTTAATCATGGCGTTGTGAAGAAACGCCAGTGA